The genomic segment TTCGTTTGGAAACCGATTGGACTACACTGACTATGCAGTATCTTTTAGATTCACTCAAAAGAATCAGTTTGTAATTCGTTCGGTCAGACTACTTTGGTTGATTAACTAAAAAGAACTGACTTATAAGTGTTATTCGTTTGGGAATCGTTTGGACTACACTGGTTACGCAGCAGGTTTTTCATTCaataattaaagtaattttGTTGGTTTCTTGTTGTAGCGGTGCAGGGACGTCGCTAGTGGGGGAACCGTGGTACCGGTTTCAACCGAGGGGGACCCCATGGAACGCGACTTCAAGGGGGCCCACAGCAACAACTTGTCCCGGGGCCCCGGATACCCCAGCTACAACCCAGTAGAGGTGTTGCGGCTGCCATTCAAGAAATGCATTCACTGTCAGAGGGTTTTAGTATGGTGTTCCGTCTGTATCGCCAAATGCACGTGCGAGTACTGAACGGACCCGAGcctcattcattatttttttaaagagttagttcacccaaaaatttctgtcattaattatgtcACTCCACaaccataagaccttcattcatcttcagaacacaaataaagatatttttgatgaaatccgagaggtttctgactcctccatagacagcaatataatcaacactttcaaggtccagaaaggtactaaacatCGTTAAAAAAGTCGCCGTGACTGCAATGGTGCAACCTTCATCtaatgaagcgacgagaatactttttgtgcgcaaaaacaaaacaagaataacgactttattgaacaatatctgtgtcattctcatacgttgtttccgtccagcgcttccaggttctacgtcagaacgacGACTTATTgaccggctcctgcgtcagcatcacatgcatgcttcgtgctgctcacgtgatcagctttggccaatactgagccggcattcggatgtaaacatggaagccttcACTTTGCTTACTGTGGCATTTacataaggataatgacagggaagcgaagagattgttgaataaagtcattatttttgttttgtttttgcacacaaaaagtattcttgtcgcttcataaaattaaggttgaaccactgtagttacgtCGATGTCCTTAGTACCTTTaaggaccttgaaagtgttgattatattgctgtctatggacgagtcatatacctctcggatttcatctaaaatatcttaatttgtgttctgaagatgaacgaaggtcttatggtgtggaatgacatggtggagagtaattaatgacagaattttcatttttgggtgaacttaccctttaattAATGTATGAGACTGGAAGTAAAACTGGTTCTTGGTTCCTAGCCCTAGGCCTATAAAGTGCATCTTGTTGATGCCTAGGCTACAGAGAAGGTGTACTGGGATGAAAAGAAGGAGAGCGATAGATagagagacaaagaaagagacagtcagagagagagaaacagcatGCCAGGTCTGTCCAAGCACAGATCCTGTCTAATTAAAGAGCACCGTGGGGAAGGGGGCACAAGGAGCTCTGTGGAGAGGACAAGAGTAAAATGCGCACAAATGCCAATGCCAATGCCAGAGTCTCGTAAAAGAACAGAAATGATCTACTAGATTGGTAACActctgaaagtttgaaacacactgttgatttctttttcttcttcaaaataaaaaaaggaatgttTCATGTTTCACCATATATGCATTCTGGGTTTATTCGAATGCTTCCCTGCCCCCTGCAACCCCCACCCTCTCATGCAGGCAGATGGATAATGACATGAGTGAAATTGCCCAGGGAAATAGACATGACAAACCAAATCACAGAACACAATTCTGCTTCAAATGTTACATGCACCATTTCACACTATTTCAAAATAACAAgaataaatatagattttttcattacatttatacatttaaatacatttatatttaaaatatttatttattcatatttttaatgatcTTTGTTTTGAAAAACAGGCTATTCACGCAatgctaaaatataaatatcaaaatatcatctCACCTAAAAAGGAAAATATCAACTAGATATGTCTGCAACCTGTCTAACTTATCTTGGGATGTACACACGTGAAATAGATGAGAATCCTTTAAACATACTAACCCTAACAAGCAGTACAAACATTCAGTGCTATCAATCCTGACAAATAAGGGATAGAAGGAGGAGAGAATAGAGAGAGATAAGCAAAGACAAAGAGCGCTTTTGGCATGAGGAGCAAAAATTTTTTGTCGAGAGGAAAGCCTGGCTGGGCCAGATGGGCCGGGCCGTGAGATGGAAGAGCAGCAGATGTCCAGAAAAGCTTCGGTATGGCACTCACACCACTGCATGGTCCAGTCTGCACATGGGCGTCACACACCTGAGCCACTCCAACCCTTCAGCTCTCACTAAGGACTAATGGCATAAATGGGAATGAAAAGCTTTTTTCTGGTTTAACTATTACTATTACAGCTTATGAACTAAGCCAAGATGATTAAAAGTTCAGATAAGTGTAacagattttcttttaaagccATTGCTGTTCCTGACATTAGAATAAGAGGGACTTGTAACAGGAAGTATTCTATAGAATCAAATGACTTATCCATCCTGAGCACATTAATATCCAAATATATAACATTCCATCTAAACATTTCACTATATTATGCTGACATTTCAACAATTtatcttaaaaaatattttttttaaaaaataaaaataaacaggagATCACATCTCTTCGCAGAAACAAAAGAGCAGCCTACTTGGTTAACCTTGCCAAGATCCAGGTGTCATTTCCATATTCTTATTTAACACAGAGAGAGGGGTCAGAGCACCATTGTACTATTGTAGACCTTAAAGCAGATGGGGATTCAGTGCATTGCTCAAAGGGTCGCTGGCACAATCAGAGGAAATGCCCCTGAGTCACATTTCAACACGGGTTTTCCAAGCACAGTGCTCTTATCATTGCACCACCCGTCACTGCATTTCTGCCAAAACCCATCAATACTTAAAAAATCTTGCGTGCGAGATAATTGAATGTTTTAATCTTAACTTAAGGCattatatgataaataaaacGGCTTTTCATGGAATGGAAAATATTCTTACCGTAGCTTTTTCGTTGTCTGTTGACGTCAGAGGCGTGTGTCCAATTAAACTCTATATTGTATATTGGCGCAAACCATCATTTGGTAGAAGCCAAATTAGGTAGATGCCAACATGGACAGGTTGCATAGCATACCCCCATCCTCTGACTGAAACCATAACACGAAATGAAAGATAACATAACCCAGACTGTATTATATGATCTCTAAGCAAATTATTGACTGCAGAGATTAGCctaataatgttaattattatagTGTTGTATGGTATGTTTACTACATACGATTTACTGTTCTGGGTGTCATTCCAGATGATGGAAGTAGATATGGATCCCTACGATGGAAATGGGCCTTTGTTTAAAATCTGGCTACATTTTCTGGTAGGAAGGCAGACATGTTGCTTGTCGAAtaattaaatgtctttaccaGGGTTGAGGTCTTTATGTTATCATAATAATGTTAAGATACTAATTTTAAGCATGAGAATACACGATAACAACAAAGAATACACTACCGCGTGTGCACACCGCAGTTTTTCAATCCAAAACATTTCTTTGTGAGTTTAGAGAAGTGGTAAAATGGCGTCCTCTGTTGAGCATCTTAaagcactgcatttttttttttttttaggtgcaATGCCATTGCTGCTCCAGAAGGTTGTATTTACTGCACCTGCAGTAAAATGGATTTTtccaagtaacatttcttagcAAATTGCACACAACTGCTCCATTGCTAGGcctaataatttttaaataatatatatatagggaaGACTTGGGCTAGTAGTAATACAATCCAGTAAATATTTCTCAGGGTGGGCTTATTTCTGAATGTCAGTTTCTGTTAAGAAAGTCTaggctaaaaaaaacaaaaacaaaaaactattgAACAATCCCACTGTACCAAAAGCTACTGTTCATTGCATACAAATTTAATCAGTTTGCGAAACTGAAGTGGAACATACTAAAGTATCAAACCATTGTAATGGaaattataatgaatacatttaaatgtaatataactaAATGTATCATTCTAATTTATGACTTCCTTTTTAGCCAGTCGCAACAAATCACGTGAATTCAGGTTGAGTCGCTTTTTCGCATttatctcaatggcaaaatATGTCCAaccaacctgaattcaccctccTTTTAGTTATAAGCAATTATTACTAATATCAAGGtacttttaacatacctttaaCATACTAAAGCTTTCATGGATAATGTTGAAATTTCAGTTGATCCATTTATTAGATGTAGTACATGCCTTGACACAAGATGTGCTACTCATGATAAAGGTCAGCTCATAATTCATGACAGCTTAAATTCCTGGCAGGTCATATTTGTGAAAGAGTGGATTACTGTCATATCACCATTTATcaccatttcaaataaacaggTGGCCTTGAGAAGTTAAATGTGacattcaaaaaacaaaacataacactTTGTAACAGAACAGAATCCCTTTATTCAAGTATGAAAATGTAaagcacatttttatttgtagcATACAATTCAATTATGTAATACAAATCAACACAACTAGAAAggcaaattatttaatttgaacaATCAGTCATCTGAAGAGGTCTATTTTATAAATCTGATTTTGAAGTGCATAGAATTTTGCATGACAGTAACATTTAAGTCCTACTAATCCTGACTGAATTGGTCCTTCACAACATAAAGGTGGGAGCAAGAGAAAATGGTATCAAAGAAAAACTCAAATCTGTTTAAGGATACTTTAAAACGTAAGCAACCTCTAACAACACAAAAACCTTCTTAACACAAAGTAAATGTTTTGGTTTGCGCAAAACTATCTGAGACTTGGTTTCAAAAGTATGAAGCATTTTGCTTAAAGCTGAAAGACTGCTATAAAGTTAATGCTTCATATAGATCAGAACACAGTTTAACCAATACTGAGTAATGGTATACTGTTCGTAATAACAGGCTGTGACCTTTAGCAGAAGGcacaataacatttaaatgagaGAAATACTAAACAAATCTGATAAATCTGCTTCATGAATGACAGCAGCCTAGCATATATTTAAGATatttgggtgaatctcacaaacaCGGGTCATATCTCGcaccaaaatcaaaaaataatttacatttggtATTTGGAAAGAAAACAAAGCCGATTATTTCTGTATGCGTGTGTTTTGCATTGTGTtagttattataaatataatggaTCAAATAATTTCAGATATTTAAactgaaatgtaattatttaaattaaaagtctTTAATTTGTGCTAAAAAAATTGAATTACTATTTTCCTTTGATATAATGTGGTGTtatattaaagtatatatataaaaaaaaaaaaaaaagacaaaaaatattttggtataaaaaaaaaaatatcacattggaaaaactgtaatgtaaactacaatttttttttttttttgattttaggGTTAAATGTGACCTGTATATTTTTGTGAGAGTCATTTGCTATgttattgaatttttttctaCTTCAGCAAACTTTGTATGGACAATTCTGCTGATTCTTCCAAATAAACTTAGTGCTAGGCTTTTCTCCAAGTCTGAGGCATAAACACAATGGTTACAGCAAAGTTTTGAGCTATTATGCTTTTAGTTTGGTTTAAGTGGTTCACAAGCCCTTTAATTTTGacatcattttatatatacGTAACAGAAGTTTTAACATCCAAAATGGATGAACTTAAATCTGTaaacagtgtaaaaatacaaactaTGGAAACTGGAACCCAACAAACATTTCACTTTTCATGAACATCATATTGAAACGAAAGACAAAAATGGACGTTATAAAGGATGAAAGCTAGGACAAACTGAAATTGCATCTCTTTTACTAGGACCTTAATATTAGAAAGGCCCACAAATAACCTCTCTAGATCCTGCACTCTGGAAGATCAGGCAGAATCCACTTTAAATTCTCATAATAAAAAGATTACCTCCGTTGCAAAGTGCCTCTTAGTGCTgattactagaaaaaaaaacttgtatggGATTGTCCCAGCTGTACCCATTTAACTGTGCTGCGCCATTTGTCTCCACCCAGATGTTACCATAAACTAAAAAGGTTATTAAGCACAGTTTGGATGGAAGAAACAAGAGTTAGAAGAGGGAGGCCAGCAGCCTAGTGATTCTAACCTGAAAAAAGGGAAGAGGAAGGTTGTACTGCAGATGAGGAAAAGTGTACACCTTCATGACATTCACACTTTAGTAGTCCAGTGGGTATCTTAAACTCAGCTGAGTATATTGAACAATCTGTCTCAGTAAAGTGCACCCCAGGTTTGTACCAAAGAAATACTGTATGTGAAACACACTGCCTTCACTCAGGTAAACTAAAGAACAAAGCTAAACATAAAGACTGAAACTAAACATTGTGAAAACAGCGTCCTGCAGCAGATGACTGTGGCTTGTTTCGACACAGTGGGTTTTTGTGAAAAGCCCGTGGTCAAGTGCACACGTTTGCCATCCTTTTGAAACTTCTCAAGTGCTAGAAAGAAATCAGTCAGCTGTTATCCCTTTCTCCCGTAGTTCCTCTGTCACCCGCACAAGGTATGTAGGATCTGGATAACCAAAGCTGGAAAAACAAGCAATATTAAGGAAGTTAGAAAGCTAAAAGTTTCTCTATCCCTTCCATATTAAAAGGTATTAAATTAATTGATAACCCAATGTACAcgtttacactaccattcaaaagtttagagtcagtacaatttttttaaagtaattaatacttttattcagcaagaatacattaaattgatcaaaagtatattatataatgttgttataatgttactaaatatttctaattcaaataaatgctgtaatttttaacttacttttgaaaatggtttccaccaaaatattaagcagcacaactattttcaaaaagaaaagttacttgagcagcaaatcaggatattagaatgatttctgaaggatcatgtgacacatcatatgaataaattacattaaaaaaaaaaaatttaaatagaaCACAGTCATTTGAAAGGGTAATAATATTGGACAATAGtattgtttttgctgtatttttgatcaaataaatgtagccttggtaagcataagagacttattttaaaaaaaaatcttaccaaccgaACAGTAGTGTGTCTCTGCACAtcattaatgattattttaatggctttgtaaattatgtaaataaattgtTAACTAAATGCGGTATTATATGCCTGTCATTATAGGCCATGTTTAAAATACAATAGAGAGAAAatgttacattatatataaaatatgtacattATGTAACAAAGCGTCCCTGCTCCTCTGTCCttggccagaaaaaaaaaaccttgtaaATGCATTTCATATTAGAACTATCATGATATAAAGGTGCTATTGGATGGAAAATGTAGCTGGCATCTCCTCAAGTCTCTGTTTGGCTGAAAATTTAATCATACAAACATATGGCAACATGAAACATGGCACAAAAACATTTCCTCCATTTCTTCTATGGAAGATAATCATGGTTTCAGACATTTTGACCCAAGTCGCTCTAATTATTATCGTTTAGTACATCAGAATGACTCGCACCTCATAAATCTACTGCAAAAAAAGtgcataatttattatttggaaaatggaataaaataatttaaagtccaaattaatttattattttaatttagctttTAGATCGGTTTTTACCCTAACCCCTTAAATTTTGATGTTCAAGTCAAAAAGCAATTCCAGTTGTTAAACTGATTCCCCAGATATAATTTAGCAAGCAACTATTAAACTGCCATACCATCGTGGTCCGCCCCATATGGAGGTCTTGTGGTGGATATCATTCCAGGTAATAACATTATGCATGCCAGTGGTCATGGAGGTGCCGATGGTAAAGATCAGGCGCTGCTCAAACGCCCGCCGCAGCATGCAAAGGACACGGTTCCCCTCAGGGCTGTCTGGCAGGTATGCCACCCGGTCTGTGCCTGGGTACCTCACCCCAGGGTTTGGGTGCTCTTGCTGAAAGAATTTTAGAACATAATAATGTGTGATTACAGTTTTTGCGTGGAATTTATATAATGAAATCTGGTCTGCGGCTATCTGAATGCAAAACAGGCTGCTGTTGTAATCTGCCTGTAAGCAGTACTTACCGCTTGCAAACCGGGAGGGAAACTGTAAATAATGCATATGCAGCCATAACCTTCATGGCCAGGCAACTCCAGGTCTGGGTCTCTTTCAACCATCATGCTCCCATTGGCTGGCTGGTTACCGATAAGTTGACCATACACCAGCCTGCACACGGGACACGCCTTCTTTACTTGAAACGCCTGTTCTAAGCAGGACCGACAGAACGCGTGGCCGCACTTATCCAGAGTTGTCTTTTCCATAATTTCGCCCATGCAGATAGAGCAAACGGTGCTCTCTTCTTCATGACCGACAGCTAACTCGGCCTCGGTCCTTGCCGCGGCCTCATGCTGCATGGGTAAAACCACACAGGTCTCCGTGTCAGAATTTTTCCTGTATTTCTGCTGTTGCCTCTGTGAGCGCCGTGGTTGAGGGGGAGGCGGAGGCAACAAGCTCCCTTCCCCGTCGGGCTCCACTGCCGTCACGCAGGGTAACAGAGAACGTTTCCTCTTAGGAGCCGCCTCCTGTTTGGTCATCTCCTTTCGGGCACTGCGGCATAAGTCAATGAAAGCTTTCCGTGTAACAGGAGAAATCGGCTCCTCCATCATCCCGGTTCTGGCCCTGCTGCTACCCTCCACCGGGGAGAGCCGCACGGCACAGCAGCCGCCACGCTCCCCACGTCGGATGATGTCTGCACTTAGTCCCTGCTTGTCCTCGAAGTCAGCCAACCAGGG from the Ctenopharyngodon idella isolate HZGC_01 chromosome 22, HZGC01, whole genome shotgun sequence genome contains:
- the dtx3 gene encoding probable E3 ubiquitin-protein ligase DTX3 isoform X1, giving the protein MQRSSVDFFTVWKQAFSSCVSSDEMSVRAGQGSDEVLVSQAVWDYLAAAGRPWLADFEDKQGLSADIIRRGERGGCCAVRLSPVEGSSRARTGMMEEPISPVTRKAFIDLCRSARKEMTKQEAAPKRKRSLLPCVTAVEPDGEGSLLPPPPPQPRRSQRQQQKYRKNSDTETCVVLPMQHEAAARTEAELAVGHEEESTVCSICMGEIMEKTTLDKCGHAFCRSCLEQAFQVKKACPVCRLVYGQLIGNQPANGSMMVERDPDLELPGHEGYGCICIIYSFPPGLQAQEHPNPGVRYPGTDRVAYLPDSPEGNRVLCMLRRAFEQRLIFTIGTSMTTGMHNVITWNDIHHKTSIWGGPRCFGYPDPTYLVRVTEELREKGITAD
- the dtx3 gene encoding probable E3 ubiquitin-protein ligase DTX3 isoform X2, with the translated sequence MGSQVSSDEMSVRAGQGSDEVLVSQAVWDYLAAAGRPWLADFEDKQGLSADIIRRGERGGCCAVRLSPVEGSSRARTGMMEEPISPVTRKAFIDLCRSARKEMTKQEAAPKRKRSLLPCVTAVEPDGEGSLLPPPPPQPRRSQRQQQKYRKNSDTETCVVLPMQHEAAARTEAELAVGHEEESTVCSICMGEIMEKTTLDKCGHAFCRSCLEQAFQVKKACPVCRLVYGQLIGNQPANGSMMVERDPDLELPGHEGYGCICIIYSFPPGLQAQEHPNPGVRYPGTDRVAYLPDSPEGNRVLCMLRRAFEQRLIFTIGTSMTTGMHNVITWNDIHHKTSIWGGPRCFGYPDPTYLVRVTEELREKGITAD
- the dtx3 gene encoding probable E3 ubiquitin-protein ligase DTX3 isoform X3, whose protein sequence is MSVRAGQGSDEVLVSQAVWDYLAAAGRPWLADFEDKQGLSADIIRRGERGGCCAVRLSPVEGSSRARTGMMEEPISPVTRKAFIDLCRSARKEMTKQEAAPKRKRSLLPCVTAVEPDGEGSLLPPPPPQPRRSQRQQQKYRKNSDTETCVVLPMQHEAAARTEAELAVGHEEESTVCSICMGEIMEKTTLDKCGHAFCRSCLEQAFQVKKACPVCRLVYGQLIGNQPANGSMMVERDPDLELPGHEGYGCICIIYSFPPGLQAQEHPNPGVRYPGTDRVAYLPDSPEGNRVLCMLRRAFEQRLIFTIGTSMTTGMHNVITWNDIHHKTSIWGGPRCFGYPDPTYLVRVTEELREKGITAD